In the genome of Methylotenera mobilis JLW8, the window AGCGCATATTGGTGTACGGGGTGCTAGGAGCGATTATTTTACGTGCGCTGATGATATTGGTCGGGGCATGGTTGATTGCGGAGTTTCACTGGGTGCTGTATGTGTTTGGCGCATTTTTATTGATCACTGGTATCAAGATGTTTGTGTTTGCCGACCATGAGCCTAATTTAGCCACTAATCCATTACTAAAGTGGTTGCGCCAACATATGCGTATTACCGAGCAGTTTCATGCCGATAAGTTTTGGATTACGAAAAATGGTGTACGCTGGTTTACGCCCATGTTTTTGGTATTGGTGCTGATCGAGTTCTCAGACGTAATTTTTGCGATGGATAGTATCCCGGCGATTTTTGCGGTGACGGACGACCCATTCATTGTGTTTACCTCTAATATTTTTGCGATATTAGGTTTGCGTGCCTTGTATTTCTTATTGGCCGATATGGCTGAGCGCTTTCACTTACTCAAATTTGGTTTAGCGTTGGTATTAATCTTTATCGGTACAAAAATGCTGA includes:
- a CDS encoding TerC family protein → MGELESVGAWWMWAGFGVFVVVMLAIDMFALGRKGAHKVGAREALIWSVVWFSLAMLFGAALWAWLDHTSGREIADARAMEYLTGYLLEKTLAMDNIFVFVMIFSYFAVPLEYQKRILVYGVLGAIILRALMILVGAWLIAEFHWVLYVFGAFLLITGIKMFVFADHEPNLATNPLLKWLRQHMRITEQFHADKFWITKNGVRWFTPMFLVLVLIEFSDVIFAMDSIPAIFAVTDDPFIVFTSNIFAILGLRALYFLLADMAERFHLLKFGLALVLIFIGTKMLIVEWFKVPVAVSLGVVVAVLGTSMLLSLIATRKRD